Proteins encoded within one genomic window of Cyprinus carpio isolate SPL01 chromosome A15, ASM1834038v1, whole genome shotgun sequence:
- the LOC109067547 gene encoding uncharacterized protein LOC109067547 yields MGPLLLKLLLQGVLLFDTLAWYVSMPSEIYGLQGSCLVIPCSFYYTSYPPKDPRRVVWYQWVSRGYPLVYDPWHLNDVIEKFRWKTDLYGDPSNRDCSLLIKNLELSHHGEKLYAWIDPENVGWRTYAFYDVTSTIVVHTQPQQPSIYIYGGERTGDTVTVACSAFHTCPYSKPTITLNGVEGSDEIRDESIKNSLWKITLTRTGVIITERSTIKCSVTHYGGITVTATKDKSAECAHHKISIEPGLADVTEGVAKNFNCSVYHSCQKEDPTITWNYENMQVTKGNKKPSGLNKISYSNITFLAAKEDNGKELICTATFSGANFKASVVLRVHQYQKPASPTQNETYFQHVADVIPKITALPRSCVVIPCSFKMEEEYVTRLRVLWVTKKGGYMFHTDPVDVLDNFKGRTRLLGNPDEQNCTVEMDNVQTNDNGPFCVRAERENERYSFNNSCVFIIMRASPDKPVMSSLPEDIEPGTRVTIKCSVNHTCSSHPPQITWSIPTARETISHSHMGGGVWETVSAVTFIPTGYEEKDEIVCTANFWGGKTQENTAFLIIRLSKYRLIELNPIFI; encoded by the exons ATGGGACCTCTGCTACTTAAATTGCTTTTACAAG GTGTTCTACTGTTTGATACTTTGGCATGGTATGTGAGTATGCCATCAGAAATTTATGGCCTCCAAGGTTCCTGTCTGGTCATACCATGTTCTTTCTACTACACATCATACCCACCCAAAGACCCACGCAGAGTTGTGTGGTATCAGTGGGTCTCTAGAGGTTATCCTTTAGTTTATGATCCATGGCATCTAAATGATGTCATTGAGAAGTTCAGATGGAAAACTGATTTATATGGTGACCCATCAAATAGGGATTGCAGTCTGTTAATTAAAAACCTGGAACTGTCCCACCATGGAGAGAAATTATATGCATGGATTGACCCTGAAAATGTTGGATGGCGCACCTACGCATTTTATGACGTCACCTCAACTATTGTTGTTCACA CACAGCCACAGCAGCCCAGCATTTATATTTATGGAGGTGAAAGGACGGGGGACACAGTCACAGTAGCATGTTCAGCTTTCCACACGTGTCCATACAGCAAACCAACAATAACTCTGAACGGTGTAGAAGGATCTGACGAAATCAGGGATGAGTCTATTAAAAACAGTCTGTGGAAAATCACTCTGACACGCACAGGTGTCATAATCACAGAGCGCTCAACTATTAAGTGTTCAGTAACACATTATGGTGGCATAACAGTGACAGCTACAAAGGACAAAAGTGCAGAAT GTGCTCATCATAAAATATCGATTGAGCCTGGACTGGCAGATGTCACAGAGGGTGTCGCAAAGAACTTTAACTGTAGTGTCTACCATTCCTGCCAGAAAGAGGATCCAACCATCACATGGAACTATGAAAACATGCAGGTCACAAAGGGGAACAAAAAACCCTCTGGTTTAAATAAGATCAGCTATTCCAACATAACCTTTCTGGCTGCAAAAGAGGACAATGGAAAGGAACTGATTTGCACCGCAACATTTTCTGGAGCAAACTTTAAAGCATCTGTTGTTTTACGTGTACACC AGTATCAAAAACCAGCCAGTCCAACACAGAATGAAA CCTATTTCCAACACGTGGCAGATGTGATACCCAAGATCACTGCTTTGCCTCGTTCATGTGTGGTAATACCGTGTAGTTTCAAGATGGAGGAGGAATATGTCACTCGACTTCGGGTTCTTTGGGTCACCAAAAAAGGTGGCTACATGTTCCACACCGACCCAGTCGATGTCTTGGACAATTTCAAAGGCCGCACGAGGCTCCTTGGAAACCCAGATGAGCAGAACTGTACTGTGGAGATGGATAATGTGCAAACTAATGACAACGGACCGTTCTGCGTCCgagcagaaagagaaaatgagagatACAGCTTCAACAACAGCTGTGTGTTCATTATAATGCGGG catCTCCTGACAAACCTGTGATGTCATCCCTCCCTGAAGACATTGAGCCCGGGACACGAGTCACCATCAAATGCTCAGTTAACCACACATGCTCCTCTCACCCTCCCCAAATCACCTGGAGCATCCCAACAGCCCGAGAAACTATCAGCCACAGTCACATGGGTGGAGGCGTCTGGGAAACAGTGTCCGCTGTGACCTTTATTCCAACTGGATATGAAGAGAAAGATGAAATTGTCTGCACTGCCAACTTTTGGGGCGGTAAAACACAGGAAAACACTGCCTTCCTCATTATTAGACTGAGTAAGTACAGACTGATAGAGTTAAATCcaatttttatatag